In the Doryrhamphus excisus isolate RoL2022-K1 chromosome 2, RoL_Dexc_1.0, whole genome shotgun sequence genome, ACACTGGGTAAGGCCAGGAGTCTGTCCCTTGAGATTGAGTAGCAGAGTGCCGTTTCCCGATGAAGTGGCGATTACCTGGTGCGTGTACGGGAACATGAGGATCATGAGCTTCCTCAGCACGTATCTGGTGTCCACGGCGAAGAAGTATTTCAGCTTGTTCACCGACATGAACCTGCTGATCTGAAAGGCAAACAAAGGGCAAACATTTGGGCTGGATGTTCTACACTCGTTTTTCCAGAGTCAATAAACACGGATGAGTCGTTTGAGACTTCattttttgcttaaatatgtaatatactgtagaccaggggtgctcacactttttcagcatgcgagctacttttaaaatgagcgagtcaaaatgatctacccactacaaaaatgcaaaacatctatttattttcaaatgtattgaggattatttgtacgtacaatgtatgttgatgtaccttacataaccaaatgagccaatattgcaaaacacacataattaactattaacattttttgtaattacctgagtttactttgatgacttgcactgaattgaaccagccagggatgcatagtccggacagtagctgctgatagccagcctcaagcacacttccaaatgtttatcagtcatggataatatccgtatcataatatccgtataatattccatatccgtatggaagtgatatgttttttgcctttttacttggtccagtttttgcctttttacttggtccagctccttcactcattttagtgaccataaactttagcgagggcttaaaatctgacgcaattcgccgactagcttagcactttgcatcgttgtttacgcatgagcggtgacctaaaggtgaaaattcagttgtcatctgactggttgtcctgtatgtcaatcaagtgacggcattgatgcgaggatgatatttttttaatgtcacgccgcgatcgaccagcgatcgaccagtaccacctccgcgatcgaccggtagctcgcgatcgacttaatgagcacccctgctgtagagtaAACAAACACTTCTGGAGGCAGATGGACAtggtttagtattttttttcatccaaatactagtcatgccaaaatgttgtgttgctgctggatgttcaccgAATCCAAGTGCTActgaaagttatttttttcttttccaaaagaggagactttaaaacaaaaagtgcagAGAGCAATAGGCAAATGGACGCCCACCTCGAATTCGGTTCTTTGGACCTTTACAAGACGCGAATGGCTTGAAAGTACGATGTAGACGCAGTTTGAAAAATGATGCTATTCCGCCggtacaaaaaaaagacaacataaaCAATGTTAAAGTTGTCTCAGAACAAATTAAGTCAAcgtcttctaaacactattccatgatagcaaCATCTTAGCAAAACATCCTTTCACAGCCATATGTAtgtttacgggggggggggaggcggcTATAAAGCGATGACGCTCACCTCTTTGTTGACCATATCCTTGCCCTGGTTGGCGATGGACGAGCCGTACATCATGGCGGCGTTGGCCATGGGGTCGGTGAACAAGTTGTTCACGCCAGCTTGCATGTCGCTGGAGGGCGCCGCCATGTTGTAACCTGGAGTGTAATAGCCCTGACTAGCGGATGTGCTAGTGTCGTCAAAAAGCACGGATTCTCCACCCATCGGAGCTTGACGACCTCTTTGTTTACCTGGGTAAGCAcagcaataataaatatactttattattagctcaaaaatatggaaatacaagtgatatgtagtattctggccactaggtagCAGTAATGACACcaaacattagcttacattgcattaccttaacactacaTGAAATCAGTCATAAGGGTTTTGATAACTATACATGAGAAGAACTGAAATATTACAGTTTTAGTAAGTCTCAGGAGGTGCCACAATAATGTATTTGGAAGTGTATGTTAAAATACTCGCCATTATGTTagaatttagacagtttaaacGTGGAATATACTGCGTACAATAGGGGAACTTTACTACTGTTATGGTACATGTTTTGCTTCCTTATGACAGCAATGAAGGACTCTGACCTCTTTATTTGGCgagcaaaaaaatgaaagtaagtACTCATAAATGGCTGAAAGGTGTTATTTTTGCGAAAAGAGTATTACGGTAAAATggtgattcattttctacttacTTGCTCGGTATCCATGATGTGGCAAATCCATGGTAACGTTCGCTGACGTTAGCTTCCGAGATAGAAACAGTGACATATTAGctaatgcatgtttttaaagACATATAACACTCAACACTGGAAAATGTTAGTggcgattaattaattttatacaaATCAAAATATACAGCTAACAGTACCTTTCCTAAACTTTAACGCCGCCCCACGTTAGCTCGCTAACACACTAAAAATGATAAGGTCTTAATAAATGGCACCGCTACCACCAAACACCAAAACATCTCTTTGGCAAGATTACAAACCTGACATCTAACTATTTAAAAGAGAATACAACGTGGATAAGAAAGAAAACTTACCAAGTCTGCTAACGTTTGCTAGCTAGCTACGTGGCTATCAAAAGTGCTCGACTGGACCCGCCCACTCTGATGTGATTGGTTGACTTGACGTTGCCTGCGTGGCAGTGAACGTACAGGATGGGTTGAGGGACAGTGAGAGTTAGTACTTCCGTGTGGAAAGGTTGCTACAgcgggaaaaaataaaaaataaaaataaataaaaatgtaaaaatataaaaaaaataacaaatttaaaaaataaaaaattactaCATTactaaattacaaaatttaactatttaaaaataaaaaaggttgCTACAGCGGGGTTAACTGTTTGTGTGGGTTATTTTCTTTCCTccccttatttgtattttgctactttatttgccttttatttatcgTTTACCTTTACTTTAGCCCTTTTGTCTCTTACATTAGCCTGCTTtgtctttattttgaaattttctcaAAATTGTTGCCActtttgtatgtatatactctTTGTATGTTCATTGTTTGTGCTCTGTtccaataaaacataaaaaaaaataaaaaaatatttgtgtgagTGGTCACAGAAAGgtaattaatacattaaaatgtaatcaTTGGAACTCCTGCTTGTAATTAAACTGATATTTGTTGTTATGTCACACAAGACGCACATTAGCCACGCTACTACGTAAACAAAGATTTCCACTATCAAATACAGTTCGTATTTATTTGTACCCTAGTGATATTTCACACAGGTTTTATCCTATTTTATCACAGATGTCATGTTATCAGTACAACATATCAATTCCTGACTGGCACGGTTAGTACTGTCCTGGAACTGCTTTAGGATACAATGATTTTATCATCTGGGACATCGACCATCGGccatttttctaaataaataaatccccaaatgttctccattggatttaaACGAGGGGGAGACGCAGgatgttcaaagagagaaagctttgttGCCTTTGCCATCCAGAGATGATGAATACCTGACACTAAATCACATTCAATCCACATTGTAGCTGTACTAGTAGGTGTTTATATGTAGGATGTGGGTGGGCCGTGTGCTATAGTGGATGACTAAGTGAATAAATATGGAGCTTTTAGGGTGAGTAAACGGCATTGGAATCCACACTTCCTTTAGAGGTTCACTTTCTTTGGAGGGAAAGTGAAAAGAGgaaatgaaaacagaaaaaaaaaatagcaatttatTGCTGGAATGAGTGAAAATGGCGGGGTGTGATTGGCATTTGATGAGGATGGAGTGTAAGTGGGTGAAAGGTTGACAcgtgtcatcatcatcaccatcatcatcatcctcgccACCACATTCCACAAGCTTGAGTCATGTGGCGCGCACCTTATTGCCATACGATCCACTCAGAACAAACAACTTCCTGTAAACTTGCCCTCGTTATTACGAGACGGCGTTCCGAAACGGGACACCTGACAGTAAATTGGCTCAACGAACAACAAGTTGGGGCGACTTCCTGCGACCAGGACCAAGTAGTGTgcctttcctcttcctcttaAGCGCTAACTATGACACGATGAGTAAGTCTCGCCATAAAAACGATCAGCCGCCTTTTCAGGACCAAGTATTAGCGGTAACGTGAGACGTCGGCTCAACAGGTCGGCAGCCGGGACACATCAGCCCGTGCCGGGAACTCGCTTTTCCCGAGGGACGGCAAGGTCAGCGGCAGCTGTTGTGACAACTTAGCCCAATTTTGCCTCGGTGGAATCGTGGCGTGAATAAcaagaaaaggaagaagaagaagaagaaagaaggacATGGAGATGTAATTCGGCAGCTTTGCGGTAGCACGCTGACTCAGCTCCACAGGCATGTATGTGACATTGATGTGGTTTGTCAAGGGAGGGCAACTCTCTAAAACCGCAAACGCAATTTGCTCACACCCCCGTATTTCATAATTGCCCTGAAGTGCACCCTTGAAATGATCATCCCGTTTTGTAACACTAGCAGTGCAAAGATGAAGTATGTTTGATCAGTGAGTTGTAACCATTCATTGGAGTGAATTAGCCAATCAAATGCAGGCGTTATCGTACATTATTTTACGTGGCCTGCataatacatgtaaaaaaaaatacattagtaCAATACAAAGTACTTGAATTGCATCCATCTacgccacttatcctcactagggtcgccgaCAATGGCTGCACAAACAATCAATCACTGTGttgcctacatgctaaccactcgaccaccgtgctgccctacAGGGAATAGAACTGGAAgactaaaataagaaaaatgagAGCAAAATTTGAatgataataaacaaatataacataacatatgctCATGAGttgtaagaaataaaatagacaCTAACATCAACTAACACTAAGATTTTTACTtcatgattgatttattttttaattaccaaTCTACACTCTTTTCACTTACACTTAATAATGTtacacattattatatattatttttttcctcataaaaagtTGGGAAGTGAACAAACTGCAACATAGAGATtgattatttctcataatattacaagtaaaacaaaaaaaagttggtacgtgtaatgtgtaatattttgactttattccggtaattttttttccatttccatttcatttttttttttactatttaatctttcttttagcaattttttagcaaaacctaattttccacaaattacaactttattgttttgtttgtttctcataatactacaactttttctttactttatgctactaaaatgacagtTTTAGTAGCTGTTAAAACACACGAATACGTTTGTAAAATACCGATGAAAACGTTTAAATTGGATTCAAATTTGAAATGGTTCGCCAGCCCCTCGTTTGTTGACTTTAAACACTTAGCATGTTGTGTAATATTTCCCCAACGCTTTCTATCGAGAACATGCTGGTATGGTCTCTCCACGAGGGCGGAAGACGCCTCAGGAATCCCTCTCTCTTCACCATATTAGGTCAATGACGTCACGTCACGTGGTGGATTCCGCGAGAGATTCCAGGCAACCATTATTTCCCGTAAGTGGGGAGGGGGCGTGGCGAAACTATCTTGCCGCTTTAAGACTTTACAACGACACGATCGTTCCCAGACTTTGGCTCGTAGATGCGTGACTAAGCGCGATGTGTTGCATGAgagacatttttaaacattgaaggACGAccggggagaaaaaaaaagccgccATTTCCTTCCCGACCACCCCTTGGATTCGTAGCCGTTTGGACTCGACCGACTTCGTCTGTACCTCCGGCTTCGCTGTCACTTTGAACCGCCACACAAACTGAAAGTTACTtttttgctagctagctagcaacgagGAGTATATAATCCACGTCCGGGAccgcttttattttatttattttttaaatttgaattaaTATCAACAAAGAGGATGTACAGGAACTTAGGGGGCCACGGAAGAGGCGACCCAGCCTACCCGGGAGGCGCTTCTGGGTCTAATTCTGCTTCCCTGGAAAGCACGACTAGCACCAACACTACACAGCCGGAACAGGTGAGACTATACCTGTTCTATTTACCGTATTTATGCTTGGATTATGGCTGTTATAACATGTATAAcatgtataatatgtataacatgctaacatacgtGCTTTGGTGTAAGAGGAATAGAAAGTGTGTCAAACCTGTATCCCTAGCCTACCTAAATACCTGCATTTGTGTACATTTGCTTGAAGGGAAATTCAGTACACTATTAGTACACATCAGCTACTATTTACTATAGCGATAATGGCGCTTCATTTATTCTAATTAACTTTTTCTTCTCAGAAATACACCATGGCGGGCAGCAGCCACTTCATACCAAGCCTCAACGCCATCACCACCAACCAGGACCTCCAGTGGTTGGTCCAGCCCTCCCTAATGCATCCGCCCGGTCCCTCGCCATCTCCGGCGCCACCCTACCCGTCGCCGTCCCTCTCCGGGGCGCGCCCGCCACACTCCCATTTCATCAGGCCGGGGGTCATAAGGGCAAGCGCCAACACGGCAACCGTTTCCACGCGACGCAGGATGGACGAACACGTAAGGCAGAAATAATTGGTATGATCCAACGCGTGTCTCAACGGCGTTGACTTATCGGGAAGTGGCGTCCAAACGGGTGTGCAATATCCTGCGACGGCCGCCATGACACATACGTACGTGGCGTCACGGTGCGACTTGCGCAACGACTTGATGCTTCAGCTTCATCCAAAACGCCATATTTGATGACTAAGTGCGTGTTGTTTATTTCCCCGGTTTACTCGGAGACAATATTGACTGAGTGAAATGATGAGCTGcgacaaacaaacatggccgacagaGCAAGGCTGCAtggcaaaaaggaaaaaaaaaaaagatgctaatGACCCGACTCACTTTCACCAaaagtcctgttttttttttttttttgatgagtcCGCTTCCGTCACGCTAGTATCACAGAAGTTCATTGTACAGGAAGTACAGGCCTGCACATGACTCACATGGGGGGGGGTTAGCAAGTCATGTAATATGACTCACACCTGAGTCACCGTTGGGTCTGAGCGTGACTCATCGGTCTTTGAAAGGGTGGCAATCGTTCAATACGATGCCAATGAAGGCGGGGCCAGGGCGGCGCACACACAGGAGCAGACAATTGATGactaatattcatattattatattattctatattattgtctatatgtgccctgtgattggctggccaccagtccagggtggaccccgcctctcgccccaagacggctgggataggctccggcaccccccgcgacccttgtgaggaaaagcggtagaaaatgaatgaatgaatattattgacattattatattattgacattatattatttacattgacattattgacattatcatattatttacattggtattattgacattatcatactatttacattattatattagacattattatattatttacattattgacattatattatttacattattatattatttacattgacatttttgacatattattaacatttacattattgacattattatattattggcatttattattgacattatattatttacattattgacattattatattatttacatatttgacattatattattgacattattatattgacatttttgacattattggcattatattatttgtatgattatattattgacattatattattgacattattatattgacatttttgacattattggcattatattatttgtatgattatattattgacattatattattgacattatttacattatattattggcattttttatatttttgactttatattatttacattattgacattatattattgacatttttgacattattatattattgacattatattatttacattattgacattatattatttacatatttgacattatattattgacattattatattatttatgattatattattgacatattatttacatataatttacattattatattattgacatttttgacattattatattattgacattatattatttacatatttgacattatattattgacattattatattattgacatttttgacattatttacattattggcattattatattatatatatgattatattatagacatattattgacattatattatttacattattatattaattacattatattattggcattatttacatttttgacattatattattgacatttttgacattattatattattgacattattatattatttatttacatgattatattattgacattattgacatattattgacattattgacattatattattggcattatttacatttttgaaatattggcattattatattattgacattattatattattgacattattatattattgacatgaaatcatatttttggCATAGTAGAAAAAGACGTATTGACGCAGAAACAATTATTGCCACATTTGAGAAAACCACTGCCATCAAGTTGAAAGCGGAATGTGAAAACTTTTGAGCGATGCTGAATAAAAATCAAAGCACTCGGACTGCAAAAGAAGACGTCTCCGTAGTCCGAGCTAAAGACCTGCACTGAAAAACTGATGTTTTCTTTCCCAGTTGTCTCAAGAGGAGCTGGAGAGGCGAAGGCTAAGACGAGAGCGGAATAAGCTGGCTGCAGCAAAATGTCGCAATCGGCGTCGGGAGCTGACGGATTCGCTGCAAAACGTAAGCCTGGCTTTTCGGGATCACCGCAAACACAGTCCAACTTCCAATTAGTCGGTAGAAAGCTCCTCACTGACtggcctgccaacatgtacacatttagagtagtcaacATCCAATGTAACGCATGGATACGGGAATGCTCTCATGGTTGGAGAAATATTTTAAATCAGGCGGTCCTACATGGAGACACGACAGAAACCGATCTGGTCTAGAGTCTAACGGTTCCACGGGTGGGTCTCGGTGGGTCCTTAATTGTCTTCTACTTTGTTTTTTAGGAGACCGACGAGCTTGAGGATGAGAAGTCTCGTTTACAAAAGGAGATCGCCGATTtgcaaaaagagaaagaaaagctGGAATTGGTCCTGGAGGCCCACCGCCCCATCTGCAAAATCGAGGACTCCGACTCGGATTCGGATCCCAGCTCGTCGCTGTCGTCCTTGGCGTGCATCAAAATGGAGCCCGAGGACTACAGCGGCAGAGCGGGACCATCGAGGAAGCAAGCGGCAAAGTTGGAGAAGCCCAAACCGAAAATCACCATCCCGACAAAACCTGTGacatcatcgtcgtcgtcgttgTCGACGTCATCGTCGCTAGCCCCCGCCGTCAGCCACGAGTCGGAGTCCCTGCACACCCCCGTCCTCACATCCACCCCGTCTCTCACGCCCTTCACCGCCAGCATGATCTTCACTTACCCCTCGGACGGCGGCACCCCCGCGGTGTCGGCGGGCGCGGCGGCGCCTCTGGGCAACTTCCCCGCGTCTCAGGCGCCGCAGGCTTGCGGCGTGGCGCATcgccgcagcagcagcagcggcgacCAATCGGATCACTCCTTGCACTCGCCAACTATCCTCACACTGTGATTGAACGTCCTcctggagggggtggggggggtcgcTAGGCAACATGGAAACAAACCATCAACCATCATTTCAAAATGTGCTTCATTTCATCTAAAAGCATTCATGATTATGCTCCTACTTTATAGAAATTATAGATTATAGATTTTGACTTGTTTAGGATGAACAGCATGCcggggattattattattattattattactctttTACATATTTGATCATATTGACAATATATTGACCACTAAGGCTGGGCCGTAGGAGTTAATAGAGATACTATATTTATTATGGAGagtgtaatatatttttgataatGTTCTCTGAAGGGTGCCATTTTCGGGTGGGCAGTGCCTtacttttcatattttcatctgcGCTGTTTCAGAGACAATAAAAGGAACTGTTTGACTGCTGCTGGTGgcaaattatttcaatttttcatatatatgaaACGCAAACACAAACGTGGTGTTCAAGGTCCCACATTAAAAAAGGTAATACTAGCATTTACGCCAAACACCTAACATGAAAGCAGTAATTGTGTATATATGTCTCTACTTGGCtttaaatggctaaaaatgctagcatgctaatattagcaggataacaatgctaatatgctaacattagcatgctatgctaacacctaacatgagaGTTCTACTtagaaaaagggcaaaaaaagccattatgctaatgttagcaagctagcattCTAATGTTAGATTTGTTTGCAAGCATGCTAAAATATAGCATAATATTGCTGTTTATATAAATGTcaatgaaaattgaaaaaatgctactatgctaatatgaCATATAACAATAATGGCATATGACAATCATGATATATAACAacgctagtatgctaacattagcatgctatgctaacatctAACATGAGAGTTCTActtaaaaaaagggaaaaagccATTATGCTAATCTTAGCAAGCTAGCAttctaatgttaaaattatTTGCAAGCATGCTAAAATATAGCATAATATTGCCATTTATATCAATatctacttatgaaaatggataaaaatgaaagcatgttaacattaacatggTAGCATGGTGTCTACcaatgaaaacggctaaaaatgccagtatgctaatgttagcgagcgtgctaacaatgctaacatgcaaacattcACGTTAGCAAATAGGacaatagtgctaagtgttaataaaaatgtctaaaatgctactatgttaatgttagcatgctagcaatgctaactgcTGTCATTGTAACACTTGACTAAGCATCAGCCTCGTCAGCGCGGGACCCAAAAATAAAACTGATGAACATCTGTAAAGTCAGAGCATGGACGCGGCCCGGCGTGAAGGTCAAAACAACACGTGCGCAAATCAATCCGGTCAGCACGTGTTGGCGAAACGGCGGACACACAAAGAAAGGTCGTCGGAATCGTGTCGTagcactgtactgtatttaaagCTCTTCAATGCACTACCAAGCACACAGCCCGCCATCAAACATCTCCGGGAACATCCTGGGCATGGCTTCACGTCAACTAAAAGGGTTCCTTGGTCCTTCCAGTTCATACAAAGCAAGAAGAGTCCAAGGTCAAACTGTCCTTGGTGTTGCAGGGCAAATACAAAGCATACACAGGAGACCAAAAGAGGAGCAACCGAGGCTGCGTTCACACGTCAGGTTCGATACTTTTGTCAAGTTTGCGGTGCGGTGAAGACGAGGAAACaaaaggtgtccaaagtgcggcctgcagCACGTATGCAAGCATGGCATTTTACAACGCTAGTCTAACAAGAAAAATGGATTCTACTAGTAACTAATAATGTGATATTATAAGGAGAAATCATATTCTGAAACatggaaatattatgagaaacaaactagGTTCTGGAAAAAGATAACTTTGAGATGTCCGATTTTCGcttttttttgccgaaaaccgataccatacagcatttttttcatatcggttttcatggtCAGGAAATAATCCGATACCGATGtagaccgatatcacatttttatgctgatatcagacatccctcacataatgttacaaatat is a window encoding:
- the yif1a gene encoding protein YIF1A isoform X1 — protein: MLPSDPPHPLQEDVQSQCEDSWRVQGVIRLVAAAAAAAMRHAASLRRLRRGEVAQRRRRARRHRGGAAVRGLTSANVTMDLPHHGYRASKQRGRQAPMGGESVLFDDTSTSASQGYYTPGYNMAAPSSDMQAGVNNLFTDPMANAAMMYGSSIANQGKDMVNKEISRFMSVNKLKYFFAVDTRYVLRKLMILMFPYTHQDWEVRYHRDTPLTPRQDVNAPDLYIPTMAFITYVLLAGMALGIQKRFSPEVLGLCASTALVWIIIEVLVMLLSLYLLTVHSDLSTFDLIAYSGYKYVGMIFTMLCGLIFGSDGYFVALAWSSCALMFFIVRSLKMKILTSLASDSMATGSSAKPQVRMYITVATAIFQPVIIYWLTSHLVR
- the fosl1a gene encoding fos-related antigen 1a, producing MYRNLGGHGRGDPAYPGGASGSNSASLESTTSTNTTQPEQKYTMAGSSHFIPSLNAITTNQDLQWLVQPSLMHPPGPSPSPAPPYPSPSLSGARPPHSHFIRPGVIRASANTATVSTRRRMDEHLSQEELERRRLRRERNKLAAAKCRNRRRELTDSLQNVSLAFRDHRKHSPTSN